The Lactobacillus sp. CBA3605 genome contains a region encoding:
- the aroD gene encoding type I 3-dehydroquinate dehydratase, protein MQKIVKLRHLTLGAGRPKIAVPITGKTTAEILAAVPAIKAAQPDLVEWRIDFYEGVTQPDQLTQMGQQLRQALGDLALLTTFRTQGEGGELALSDVAYFKVNATVLAGHFTDALDIERYHDEADVKQLVDQAHAQKVVVIMSNHDFDKTPAQADIVERLTSMVAFGADIAKMAVMPQTSNDVLTLLAATNEAHQSLTQPVITMSMGDLGKVSRLAGEVFGSCLSFATVGAASAPGQIALDRLRPTLTDLKLS, encoded by the coding sequence ATGCAAAAAATCGTTAAATTACGGCACTTAACCTTAGGTGCTGGCCGGCCTAAAATTGCGGTCCCAATTACGGGTAAAACCACGGCTGAAATTCTTGCGGCCGTGCCAGCGATTAAAGCGGCCCAGCCAGATTTAGTTGAATGGCGCATTGATTTTTATGAAGGTGTTACGCAACCAGACCAATTAACACAAATGGGTCAACAGTTACGTCAGGCGTTAGGCGATTTAGCCCTGTTAACCACGTTTAGAACGCAAGGCGAAGGTGGCGAATTGGCGTTAAGCGATGTCGCTTACTTCAAAGTTAATGCGACGGTATTAGCGGGTCATTTTACGGATGCGCTAGATATTGAACGGTATCATGATGAAGCTGATGTGAAACAATTAGTTGACCAAGCACATGCGCAAAAGGTTGTCGTTATTATGAGTAATCACGATTTTGACAAGACGCCAGCGCAAGCTGATATTGTGGAACGGCTGACCAGTATGGTGGCTTTTGGCGCAGACATTGCGAAGATGGCGGTCATGCCACAAACATCAAATGATGTGTTAACCTTACTAGCAGCGACTAACGAAGCGCATCAAAGTCTGACTCAACCAGTGATTACCATGTCCATGGGTGATCTTGGTAAAGTATCACGCCTAGCGGGAGAAGTCTTTGGTTCTTGTTTATCCTTTGCGACAGTTGGTGCCGCCTCAGCTCCTGGGCAGATTGCCTTGGACCGGTTACGGCCAACGTTAACAGATTTGAAGTTAAGCTAA
- a CDS encoding MFS transporter, translating to MKNKYMPTAISLYLNYFIHGIGVIILAQNMDSLAGQWHTNTGGVAVVISSLGIGRLIVLLVSGFLSDKFGRKPFVVLGVITYLLFFVGILMSPSISIAYIFGILAGIANSFLDSGTYPALMEMFPNAKGTANVIIKAFISVGQFGLPLLVSFLVAGKYWYGWSFILCIVVLVINLIFLLVSGKFPVANQASTATTTATKAETAAKPKGSLWFDGTLFILYGYVSQATFYLVSQWLSQYGTHVAGMGDTGSRALISYYSIGSIVCVLVTAALAKRAVKEIQFLGIYTLMSFLSLLLMYLFPTAMMCSIMSFVIGFSAAGGVMQLGLTVMSTFFPQGKGTITGAFYTAGSIASFTIPLVTGMMADSLANIFLFDVIIALIGFILAVLITIRYYHLFGKPTQKGASLNHAKNR from the coding sequence ATGAAAAATAAGTATATGCCAACCGCAATTAGCCTATACCTAAACTACTTTATTCATGGGATTGGGGTCATTATTTTAGCCCAAAACATGGATTCATTGGCTGGACAGTGGCATACCAATACGGGCGGTGTCGCGGTCGTCATTTCTTCATTAGGAATTGGTCGCTTAATTGTCTTATTGGTTTCAGGATTTTTATCAGATAAATTTGGTCGTAAGCCATTCGTTGTTTTAGGGGTCATTACCTATTTGCTGTTCTTTGTGGGGATCTTAATGAGTCCGTCAATCTCAATCGCATATATTTTTGGGATTCTAGCAGGGATCGCTAACTCGTTCTTAGATTCTGGGACTTATCCCGCTTTAATGGAGATGTTTCCGAATGCTAAAGGAACCGCAAATGTCATTATTAAAGCATTCATCTCAGTTGGACAATTTGGATTACCCTTATTGGTTAGCTTTTTAGTTGCTGGTAAGTATTGGTATGGTTGGTCATTTATTCTGTGTATCGTTGTCTTAGTCATTAACTTGATTTTCTTATTAGTTTCTGGAAAATTTCCAGTTGCCAATCAGGCTAGTACCGCGACGACTACTGCCACTAAAGCTGAAACAGCTGCTAAACCTAAAGGTAGTTTATGGTTTGATGGCACCTTGTTTATCCTCTATGGTTATGTCTCACAAGCCACTTTTTATCTTGTTAGCCAATGGTTAAGTCAGTATGGGACGCATGTTGCTGGCATGGGTGACACTGGGTCACGGGCATTAATTAGTTACTATAGTATCGGCTCAATTGTGTGTGTCTTAGTAACCGCGGCTTTGGCCAAACGCGCCGTGAAAGAAATTCAATTTTTAGGTATTTATACGTTAATGTCATTTTTATCCCTTTTATTGATGTACTTATTCCCAACGGCGATGATGTGTTCAATTATGTCATTTGTCATTGGTTTCTCAGCTGCCGGTGGGGTCATGCAATTAGGATTAACGGTTATGTCGACCTTCTTCCCACAAGGTAAGGGAACAATTACCGGAGCCTTTTATACGGCTGGTTCAATTGCTTCCTTTACAATTCCGCTAGTTACTGGAATGATGGCTGATAGTTTAGCTAATATCTTTTTGTTTGATGTTATTATTGCGCTGATTGGTTTTATCTTAGCGGTCTTAATAACGATTCGTTATTATCATTTATTTGGCAAACCCACTCAGAAAGGAGCCAGTCTCAATCATGCAAAAAATCGTTAA
- a CDS encoding shikimate dehydrogenase: MTERIDGHTLLIGLMAYPIRHSMSPTMHNNAFAKLGLNYAYLAFEVTNETLPSAIQSIRTLDMRGSNISMPNKQKVIPLLDKLDPAAEMVGAVNTVVNDNGVLTGYTTDGIGFMKSLADEGIDIRGQKMTLAGAGGAGTAIAVQAALDGVKEMSIFNMHDASWENAERNVKLINERTDCKATLHELENRADFKQEIQSSDIYTDSTGVGMKPLEDKTLIDDPSWLRKDLIVFDTVYAPRTTKLMKVAQAAGVEHVFNGLGMMLEQGAAAFKLWTGKEMPVDYIRHILFDEDAVDHK, from the coding sequence ATGACAGAACGAATTGACGGACATACATTATTAATCGGCTTGATGGCTTATCCAATTAGACATTCAATGTCACCAACGATGCATAACAATGCTTTTGCTAAACTAGGCTTGAATTATGCTTACTTAGCATTTGAAGTGACAAATGAGACGTTACCAAGTGCGATTCAATCAATTAGAACTTTAGATATGCGTGGGTCTAATATTTCAATGCCTAATAAACAAAAAGTTATTCCATTGTTAGATAAATTAGATCCTGCCGCTGAAATGGTTGGGGCAGTTAATACAGTTGTCAATGATAATGGCGTGTTAACTGGATATACAACTGATGGCATTGGTTTTATGAAGTCTTTGGCAGATGAAGGTATTGATATTCGTGGTCAAAAGATGACTTTAGCTGGGGCCGGTGGTGCTGGTACCGCAATTGCTGTTCAAGCAGCTTTAGATGGTGTTAAAGAAATGTCGATCTTTAATATGCATGATGCTTCTTGGGAAAATGCAGAACGTAATGTTAAGTTAATTAATGAACGGACCGATTGCAAAGCAACCTTACATGAACTTGAAAATCGGGCTGATTTCAAACAAGAAATTCAAAGTTCTGATATTTATACCGATTCAACTGGGGTTGGGATGAAGCCTTTGGAAGATAAGACACTAATTGATGATCCAAGTTGGTTGCGTAAGGACTTGATTGTCTTTGATACAGTTTATGCGCCACGGACAACTAAACTCATGAAAGTTGCCCAAGCAGCTGGGGTTGAACATGTCTTTAACGGTTTAGGTATGATGCTTGAACAAGGCGCCGCAGCCTTTAAATTATGGACGGGTAAAGAAATGCCAGTTGATTATATTCGCCATATTTTATTTGATGAAGATGCTGTTGACCATAAGTAA